One Methylobacterium sp. SyP6R genomic window carries:
- a CDS encoding DUF7146 domain-containing protein, whose product MVSKPWEAPLPQPPAVGWARSLPEGLRRGRVGPPHLRYGRPVPGTVAAAYLRSRGLEHAVDQASLRFHPRCLYRPSAKEPPGPDAYHPALLASVTDLAGTVMAVGRTWLALDGRNKASVRDARRTLGNQLGHGVRFPGTVPDLMVAGEGVETVLSVQRILPAVPHVAALSGAHLAALILPPGLRHLYIARDADPTGESGTATLRRRAEAGGILVTDLDPREDDFNTDPCPIGPRDLALHLAPQLDPNDAVAHLQFEDALAA is encoded by the coding sequence ATGGTGTCAAAGCCATGGGAGGCACCCCTGCCCCAGCCGCCCGCGGTGGGGTGGGCACGCTCGCTGCCCGAAGGCCTGCGACGCGGTCGAGTCGGCCCGCCGCATCTACGCTACGGGCGGCCGGTGCCGGGCACCGTCGCGGCAGCCTACCTGCGCTCGCGCGGGCTCGAGCATGCGGTCGACCAGGCGTCCCTGCGCTTCCACCCGCGCTGCCTGTACCGGCCCTCGGCCAAGGAGCCCCCGGGCCCGGACGCCTATCATCCGGCCCTGCTGGCCAGCGTCACCGACCTGGCGGGCACCGTCATGGCGGTCGGCCGGACCTGGCTCGCTCTGGACGGGCGGAACAAGGCGTCTGTGCGCGACGCGCGGCGGACCCTCGGCAACCAGCTCGGCCACGGGGTGCGCTTCCCCGGCACGGTGCCCGACCTGATGGTGGCCGGCGAAGGCGTGGAGACGGTGCTGTCGGTCCAGCGCATCCTGCCGGCGGTGCCGCACGTCGCCGCCCTGTCCGGAGCCCACCTCGCCGCCCTGATCCTTCCTCCCGGCTTGCGCCACCTCTACATCGCCCGCGACGCCGATCCAACTGGCGAGAGCGGTACCGCGACCCTGCGCCGGCGCGCCGAGGCCGGGGGCATCCTGGTGACGGACCTGGATCCCCGCGAGGACGACTTCAACACCGACCCCTGCCCCATCGGCCCGCGGGATCTCGCTCTGCATCTCGCGCCCCAGCTCGACCCGAACGACGCGGTGGCCCACCTCCAGTTCGAGGATGCCCTGGCGGCCTGA
- a CDS encoding HlyD family type I secretion periplasmic adaptor subunit, translating into MGEVIILDVAPQGAGRIERAFLPAHLELLETPPSPTLRATAWTVMALVAGAVSWASLSRIEIVATAPGRLVPVGEVKRVQPLETSVVKAIHVAEGDHVVAGQVLIDLDPTEASADLESTRTERMQALLDAEAARLLLTEAEDPVIAALPEVEASLLEATRTQVRLQLAAHRAELAELGQEIADKRAALAAKAVEVGRNAELTPLAADRYETQKGLFERGNTSKLTLLQAQTDLIDKRAEGKSLPEQDRQLRAEIAGLEQKRAQARAQFLRQAAEQRVKALQRLALADQALRKEREREALRHLRAPVSGVVQDLTVHTLGGVVSAADSLAMVVPDDTPLELEAVLPHREAGFVREGQRAETKLEAFPFTRFGTLPGTVRLVSREASGSGPPARDRKLSDAGARLSADEGGYRIVVQLDRASVDVAGRAVPLRPGMAVKVDVVTGWRRLIAFLLDPVTAYASEAGHER; encoded by the coding sequence ATGGGCGAGGTGATCATTCTCGACGTCGCCCCGCAGGGCGCCGGCCGGATCGAGCGGGCCTTCCTGCCGGCGCATCTGGAACTCCTGGAGACGCCGCCCTCGCCGACCTTGCGGGCGACCGCCTGGACGGTGATGGCGCTGGTGGCCGGGGCGGTGAGCTGGGCCTCCTTGAGCCGGATCGAGATCGTCGCCACGGCACCGGGGCGGCTGGTACCGGTGGGCGAGGTGAAGCGGGTGCAGCCGCTGGAGACCAGCGTGGTGAAGGCGATCCACGTCGCCGAGGGCGACCACGTCGTCGCCGGCCAGGTGCTGATCGACCTCGACCCGACCGAGGCCTCGGCCGATCTCGAGTCGACGCGCACCGAGCGGATGCAGGCGCTGCTCGATGCGGAAGCGGCGCGGCTGCTCCTGACCGAGGCCGAGGATCCGGTGATCGCCGCCCTGCCGGAGGTGGAAGCGAGCCTGCTCGAGGCGACCCGGACCCAGGTGCGGCTGCAGCTCGCCGCGCACCGGGCCGAGCTGGCCGAGCTCGGCCAGGAGATCGCCGACAAGCGCGCGGCGCTCGCCGCCAAGGCGGTGGAGGTGGGCCGCAACGCCGAACTGACGCCGCTGGCCGCCGATCGTTACGAGACGCAGAAGGGGCTGTTCGAGCGCGGCAACACCTCGAAGCTGACGCTGCTGCAGGCGCAGACCGACCTGATCGACAAGCGGGCGGAAGGCAAGAGCCTGCCCGAGCAGGACCGGCAGCTGCGGGCTGAGATCGCCGGGCTGGAGCAGAAGCGGGCGCAGGCGCGGGCGCAGTTCCTGCGGCAGGCCGCCGAGCAGCGGGTGAAGGCCCTGCAGCGCCTGGCGCTGGCCGACCAGGCCTTGCGCAAGGAGCGCGAGCGCGAGGCTTTGCGGCACCTGCGGGCGCCGGTCTCGGGTGTGGTGCAGGATCTTACCGTCCACACGCTGGGCGGTGTGGTGAGCGCGGCCGACAGCTTGGCGATGGTGGTGCCGGACGATACGCCGCTGGAACTGGAAGCGGTGCTGCCGCACCGGGAGGCGGGGTTCGTGCGGGAGGGCCAGCGGGCCGAGACGAAGCTGGAAGCGTTTCCGTTCACGCGGTTTGGCACCCTGCCCGGGACGGTGCGGCTGGTGAGCCGGGAGGCGAGTGGGTCTGGCCCACCGGCCAGGGACCGGAAGCTATCAGATGCCGGGGCGCGGTTGAGCGCTGATGAGGGTGGCTATCGGATCGTAGTACAACTGGACCGGGCAAGCGTGGATGTCGCCGGACGCGCGGTACCTTTGCGGCCTGGTATGGCGGTGAAGGTAGACGTTGTGACAGGGTGGAGGCGATTGATTGCATTTCTGCTCGATCCGGTCACAGCCTATGCTTCCGAAGCAGGGCACGAAAGATAA
- a CDS encoding type I secretion system permease/ATPase: protein MSAQTISLASPALAPAPAPAESGAAALALVAALNRRALDLPRLLHEHGRPGQPLSLGELVLAARRNGFRARAVRTNADRLARTPLPAIGRDRAGRFFVLARHQPGRTLIQRPGEAPTVWNAAELAQAWSGDLVLLTPREDAATGERARFDLAWFLAAAGRFKALFGEVLAVSFVIQLLALVTPLFFQVVVDKVLVHKGLTTLDVLVIGLVVVTAFEALLGYLRTYLFAHTTSRLDAVLGARVFGHLLALPIAYFGARPTGQTVARLRELENIRQFLTSSAMTLTVDLLFSGLFLAVMLAYSPLLTLIVGLGLPLYVVLSLTLTPLIRRRVDEKFRCGAAQQAFLVESLAGIETLKAMAVEPQARRRFDEGLAAYIAASFRVVSLAAAGSQAIQLVAKFTTALVLWFGAHAVIDGDLTIGALVAFNMLAGQLNQPVLRLAQLWQDFQQFRLSVERLGDILDSPSELAQASTRQDLPPIAGAIRFEGVSFRYRPDGPEILRGVDLAVRSGEVVGVVGRSGSGKSTLTRLIQRLHVPERGKVLVDGVDLALMDPAWLRRQVGVVLQENVLFARTVRENIALADPSLPMERVIAVAQLAGAHEFILELPQGYDTVLEERGANLSGGQRQRIAIARALATDPRILIFDEATSALDYESERVIQANMRAICRGRTVLIVAHRLSTVRGADRILVMERGQLAEEGSHADLAARPGGLYAGLVAAAGA from the coding sequence TTGTCGGCACAGACGATCAGCCTGGCCTCCCCGGCGCTTGCGCCAGCGCCGGCTCCCGCAGAGAGCGGCGCCGCGGCTCTCGCCCTCGTGGCGGCCCTCAACCGGCGCGCCCTCGACCTGCCCCGCCTCCTGCACGAGCACGGCCGGCCGGGCCAGCCGCTCTCCCTCGGCGAGCTCGTCCTCGCCGCCCGCCGCAACGGCTTTCGCGCCCGCGCCGTGCGGACGAACGCGGATCGGCTCGCACGCACCCCGCTGCCGGCGATCGGCCGCGATCGTGCCGGCCGGTTCTTCGTCCTCGCCCGCCACCAGCCCGGCCGCACCCTGATCCAGCGGCCCGGCGAGGCCCCGACGGTCTGGAACGCGGCCGAGCTCGCGCAGGCCTGGTCCGGCGATCTCGTCCTGCTCACCCCGCGCGAGGATGCGGCCACGGGCGAGCGGGCCCGCTTCGATCTCGCGTGGTTCCTCGCTGCCGCCGGCCGCTTCAAGGCCCTGTTCGGCGAGGTGCTCGCCGTCTCCTTCGTGATCCAGCTCCTCGCCCTGGTCACGCCGCTGTTCTTCCAGGTCGTGGTCGACAAGGTGCTGGTCCACAAGGGTCTGACTACTTTAGATGTCCTAGTGATCGGCCTGGTGGTCGTCACCGCGTTCGAGGCGCTGCTCGGCTACCTGCGCACCTACCTGTTCGCCCACACCACCAGCCGCCTCGACGCAGTGCTGGGCGCGCGCGTCTTCGGCCACCTGCTCGCCCTGCCGATCGCCTATTTCGGCGCAAGGCCCACCGGTCAGACCGTGGCGCGGCTACGCGAACTGGAGAACATCCGCCAGTTCCTGACCTCCTCGGCGATGACGCTGACGGTCGATCTCCTGTTCTCCGGCCTGTTCCTGGCGGTGATGCTGGCCTACAGCCCACTCCTGACCCTGATCGTCGGGCTCGGCCTGCCGCTCTACGTGGTCTTGAGCCTGACGCTGACCCCGCTGATCCGTCGGCGCGTCGACGAGAAGTTCCGCTGCGGCGCCGCCCAGCAGGCCTTCCTGGTCGAGAGCCTCGCGGGGATCGAGACGCTGAAGGCCATGGCGGTCGAGCCGCAGGCGCGCCGCCGCTTCGACGAGGGGCTGGCCGCCTACATCGCCGCCTCGTTCCGGGTCGTGTCTCTCGCCGCCGCCGGCAGCCAGGCGATCCAGCTCGTCGCCAAGTTCACCACCGCGCTGGTGCTGTGGTTCGGCGCCCATGCGGTGATCGACGGCGATCTCACGATCGGCGCGCTCGTCGCCTTCAACATGCTGGCCGGCCAGCTCAACCAGCCGGTACTGCGGCTGGCCCAGCTCTGGCAGGATTTTCAGCAGTTCCGCCTCTCGGTCGAGCGGCTCGGCGACATCCTCGACAGCCCGAGCGAGCTAGCCCAGGCCAGCACCCGGCAGGACCTGCCCCCGATCGCCGGCGCGATCCGCTTCGAGGGGGTGAGCTTCCGCTACCGCCCGGACGGGCCGGAGATCCTGCGTGGGGTCGACCTCGCGGTGCGCTCCGGCGAGGTTGTGGGAGTGGTCGGCCGCTCCGGCTCCGGCAAGTCGACGCTGACGCGGCTGATCCAGCGCCTGCACGTACCGGAGCGCGGCAAGGTGCTGGTCGACGGAGTCGATCTTGCCCTGATGGATCCGGCCTGGCTGCGCCGGCAGGTCGGGGTGGTGCTGCAGGAGAACGTGCTGTTCGCCCGCACGGTGCGCGAGAACATCGCGCTCGCCGATCCCTCCCTGCCGATGGAGCGGGTGATCGCGGTGGCGCAGCTCGCCGGGGCGCACGAGTTCATCCTGGAACTGCCGCAGGGCTACGACACGGTGCTGGAGGAGCGCGGCGCCAACCTGTCGGGCGGGCAGCGCCAGCGTATCGCCATCGCCCGGGCGCTCGCCACCGACCCGCGCATCCTGATCTTCGACGAGGCGACGAGCGCCCTCGACTACGAGTCGGAGCGGGTGATCCAGGCCAACATGCGGGCGATCTGCCGGGGCCGCACGGTTCTGATCGTGGCTCACCGGCTCTCGACGGTGCGGGGCGCCGACCGGATCCTGGTGATGGAGCGCGGGCAGCTCGCCGAGGAGGGCAGCCACGCCGATCTGGCGGCGCGCCCGGGCGGGCTCTATGCCGGCCTCGTCGCGGCGGCGGGAGCGTGA